The proteins below are encoded in one region of Deltaproteobacteria bacterium:
- a CDS encoding CPBP family intramembrane metalloprotease: protein MNKKLLFWLLGLTFLLLVSFKISQFFLPESWAALLLPALLLYVPFIYLSAQKRQIDFLDRSWKQFAGGLFAFAVAVLIIFPVYFVFAHTWMLHIFHFHGFQSAPWTAFTNHLGFQFLAVAIPEEFYFRGFLQGELNNVWTKKWRILGVDLGWSWIVTAAVFAFAHSLIQLQWWHFSIFFPALLFGYLKERTGSITAPILFHVFSNCFMDWFSHSYF from the coding sequence ATGAATAAAAAACTTTTATTCTGGCTGTTGGGTCTGACATTTCTCCTGTTAGTCAGTTTCAAAATTTCCCAGTTTTTTCTGCCGGAGAGTTGGGCCGCACTTTTGCTTCCCGCACTTTTGCTTTATGTCCCGTTTATTTATTTAAGCGCTCAGAAAAGACAAATCGATTTTCTGGACCGCTCATGGAAACAGTTTGCGGGAGGTTTGTTTGCTTTCGCGGTCGCTGTGCTAATCATTTTTCCTGTTTACTTTGTTTTTGCCCATACGTGGATGCTCCACATTTTTCATTTTCACGGATTTCAGTCGGCGCCATGGACCGCCTTTACGAATCATCTGGGTTTTCAATTTTTGGCCGTCGCCATTCCGGAAGAATTTTATTTCCGGGGTTTTCTGCAGGGAGAGTTGAATAACGTTTGGACAAAAAAATGGCGCATCTTGGGGGTTGATTTAGGATGGAGTTGGATTGTAACGGCGGCAGTCTTTGCCTTTGCGCACAGCCTGATCCAGCTTCAATGGTGGCATTTTTCAATCTTTTTCCCGGCACTTTTATTTGGCTATCTAAAAGAAAGAACCGGCTCCATCACCGCCCCCATATTATTTCACGTCTTCTCCAACTGTTTCATGGACTGGTTTTCCCATAGCTATTTTTAA